A genomic stretch from Deltaproteobacteria bacterium includes:
- the rpsT gene encoding 30S ribosomal protein S20 yields the protein MANHPSALKRARQNEKRRLRNASTRTRIRNLMKKVRLFLENKSVNEAQAALKEAIPRIQKAASKGVIHRNTSQRYISRLSRQVAALSETSS from the coding sequence TTGGCGAATCATCCATCTGCCCTGAAACGGGCGCGTCAGAACGAAAAGCGGCGCCTTCGCAATGCATCCACCCGTACGCGCATACGGAATTTGATGAAAAAGGTTCGGCTGTTTCTGGAAAACAAGTCGGTGAACGAAGCACAGGCCGCGTTAAAGGAAGCCATACCTCGGATCCAGAAAGCGGCTTCCAAAGGAGTGATTCACAGGAACACGAGCCAGCGCTACATTTCCAGGCTCAGCCGTCAGGTAGCGGCTCTGTCCGAAACATCGTCCTAG
- a CDS encoding 2-hydroxyacyl-CoA dehydratase, with translation MSQDSRTRLEERNRELKRMRKDYTARFYREAAEAGSRKRPIVHTTALGPTEIFNAMGLYPVIAENYVTITCAKQEARGFCETAEQSGFSNDLCSYFRCGLGMMYRQEGPMGAMPDPSLVVGMTGVCDPYVKWWETWAMEYDVPFYLLDMPFNLTGELQDHELEWMVSSLKGLAVFIEEQRLGKLDETRFQETVALSVRAMEMFWEVYELKKSIPCPRGLRESAGDLFYAVTSLGKPEAVDYYALLLEDTHERVDQRLGIIPNEKLRLLWDNIPLWYRLQVFDYLGERGAVIPVDGYIPTIWLAPFLDGRRLDPEKPWECVAVRLWSCMQNASAAVNHERYRKLVREWGCDGAIFLSNRSCINITGVVQDKMAFLDEQLKTPSITFDADMADPRSFAEAQVHGRIDAFLELLEQKKRK, from the coding sequence ATGTCCCAGGATTCCCGGACCAGACTCGAAGAGAGGAATCGCGAGTTAAAACGGATGCGTAAGGACTACACGGCCCGCTTTTATCGGGAAGCCGCGGAGGCCGGTTCCCGGAAGCGGCCCATCGTGCACACAACCGCTTTGGGTCCCACGGAGATCTTCAATGCCATGGGCCTTTATCCCGTGATCGCCGAAAACTACGTGACGATCACTTGTGCGAAACAGGAAGCCAGGGGGTTTTGCGAAACAGCCGAACAGAGCGGCTTTTCGAACGATTTGTGCTCTTACTTCAGGTGCGGTCTGGGGATGATGTACCGGCAGGAGGGGCCGATGGGCGCCATGCCGGATCCGAGTCTGGTAGTGGGGATGACCGGAGTCTGCGACCCGTATGTGAAGTGGTGGGAAACGTGGGCCATGGAGTACGATGTTCCCTTCTATCTGTTGGACATGCCCTTCAATCTGACGGGGGAACTGCAGGATCACGAGTTGGAATGGATGGTTTCTTCGCTCAAAGGCCTTGCGGTTTTTATTGAAGAGCAACGTCTGGGGAAGCTGGATGAAACCCGATTTCAGGAGACCGTGGCTCTTTCCGTGCGCGCCATGGAGATGTTTTGGGAAGTCTACGAGCTGAAGAAATCCATACCCTGTCCCAGGGGATTGAGGGAATCCGCCGGCGATCTCTTCTATGCCGTGACATCGCTGGGAAAACCGGAGGCGGTGGATTACTACGCCCTTCTGTTGGAGGACACCCATGAACGCGTGGACCAACGGCTGGGCATCATACCGAACGAAAAGCTTCGTCTGTTGTGGGACAATATTCCGCTCTGGTATCGGCTCCAGGTGTTCGACTATCTGGGGGAGCGTGGCGCCGTGATTCCCGTGGACGGTTATATTCCCACCATCTGGCTGGCTCCCTTTCTGGACGGCCGGAGGTTGGACCCGGAGAAACCCTGGGAGTGCGTGGCCGTGAGACTCTGGTCCTGCATGCAGAACGCGAGTGCGGCGGTCAACCACGAGCGCTACCGCAAGCTGGTCCGGGAATGGGGCTGTGACGGCGCGATTTTTCTGTCCAACAGAAGTTGCATCAACATCACAGGCGTGGTGCAGGATAAAATGGCTTTCCTGGACGAACAGCTCAAAACCCCTTCGATCACCTTCGATGCGGACATGGCCGACCCCAGGAGCTTCGCTGAAGCCCAAGTGCACGGCAGGATCGACGCGTTCTTGGAACTCCTGGAACAGAAAAAACGGAAATAG
- a CDS encoding 2-hydroxyacyl-CoA dehydratase: MDHFSEFRAAYENRHGIAKDWKQDGKKVFGYIYSGVPEELMYAAGVLPVQLMESDEDTVQKGETILPIFVCDYCQSALGQALTGEYDYLDGLVVTDACANARTLVRAWEVHGKTPYLYYFNPPFFKTPEGRRYYARELVRFRESIEAFCDVQITNEAIGSAIETYNENRRLIRELYELRSRNGVSLSGSRILEVLRAGLVLPKEAHNRMLGKLLRELPHEEKRQEGGIPVFLSMLIFEHCMTADFNLMEMIEELGGLVAMDDVWMGPRYYSEPVEPGPDPMKALVERYLGNVPSGYRYPLKPRLDWICDQLDRYKIKGAVFVVPKYCHPYLFEYPYIDRELKKRGIATLFLETEGSMPRETVRVRLQAFMELLG; this comes from the coding sequence GTGGATCATTTTTCCGAGTTTAGGGCGGCCTATGAAAACCGCCATGGGATTGCCAAGGATTGGAAGCAGGACGGAAAGAAGGTGTTCGGGTACATCTATTCCGGAGTTCCGGAGGAATTGATGTACGCGGCCGGAGTTCTGCCGGTTCAACTGATGGAAAGCGACGAAGACACGGTCCAGAAAGGCGAAACGATTCTCCCGATCTTTGTGTGCGACTACTGTCAGTCCGCCTTGGGACAGGCTCTTACCGGGGAATATGATTATCTGGACGGTCTGGTCGTGACCGATGCGTGTGCAAACGCGCGCACCCTGGTGCGAGCCTGGGAAGTTCACGGCAAGACGCCGTACCTCTACTATTTCAATCCTCCCTTCTTCAAAACACCGGAAGGCCGGCGGTACTACGCCCGGGAGTTGGTGCGGTTCCGCGAGTCGATCGAAGCGTTCTGCGACGTTCAGATTACAAATGAAGCCATCGGCTCGGCCATCGAGACCTACAACGAAAACCGACGGCTCATTCGGGAACTGTATGAGTTGAGGTCGCGAAATGGGGTTTCTCTGTCAGGGAGCCGGATATTGGAGGTGCTTCGGGCCGGCCTCGTGTTGCCCAAAGAAGCACACAACCGTATGCTCGGGAAGCTGCTGCGGGAGTTGCCCCATGAGGAAAAAAGGCAAGAAGGGGGTATCCCTGTTTTTCTCTCCATGCTGATCTTCGAACACTGCATGACCGCGGATTTCAACCTCATGGAAATGATCGAAGAGCTGGGCGGCCTTGTAGCCATGGACGACGTCTGGATGGGGCCACGGTATTATTCGGAACCCGTGGAGCCCGGGCCGGATCCAATGAAAGCCCTGGTCGAACGATATTTGGGCAATGTACCCTCGGGCTATCGGTACCCGTTGAAACCAAGACTGGATTGGATTTGCGACCAGCTGGACCGGTACAAGATCAAGGGCGCCGTGTTTGTCGTACCTAAGTACTGCCATCCTTACCTGTTTGAATATCCTTACATAGACCGCGAACTCAAGAAAAGAGGCATCGCCACCCTGTTTCTGGAAACCGAAGGAAGCATGCCACGGGAGACGGTCCGGGTTCGATTGCAGGCGTTCATGGAGCTTCTGGGTTAG
- a CDS encoding LptE family protein: GRHGSLPEDMRTIAIPVMRNRTNEPGLETTATRIFIEEFNRRTELKVVTEDRADVVLRGEIQDIYVSPLSYGANEHSTERRVTLTMGFQLEKRAGDKTVENVNGLSFQEGYEVVPDDPLATDANQKIALDKILSNLAEKVNEMLFRDF, translated from the coding sequence GGGGCGGCACGGCAGCCTTCCGGAAGACATGCGCACCATCGCCATTCCCGTCATGCGGAACCGGACCAACGAGCCGGGGCTCGAAACTACGGCCACGCGTATCTTCATCGAGGAATTCAACCGTAGGACCGAGCTGAAAGTGGTGACCGAAGATCGGGCGGATGTGGTGCTTCGAGGCGAGATTCAGGATATCTACGTTTCTCCCTTATCCTACGGCGCCAACGAGCATTCGACTGAACGTAGAGTAACGCTCACCATGGGGTTTCAACTCGAGAAACGGGCGGGCGACAAAACCGTTGAAAACGTGAACGGCTTGAGTTTCCAAGAAGGGTACGAGGTGGTTCCGGACGACCCGCTGGCCACGGACGCCAATCAGAAGATTGCGCTGGATAAGATCCTGTCGAATCTGGCGGAGAAGGTCAACGAGATGCTGTTCAGGGATTTCTGA